A single region of the Lactobacillus xylocopicola genome encodes:
- the grpE gene encoding nucleotide exchange factor GrpE: MNKEKDTGAKEQKQGQPEQAKVKKTATAKAKTAAATDQTPKTTAEQVKAELIKAQKQNQDLEDKFLRSQAEMQNMQNRYNNERSQLIKYESQSLAKDILPAMDNLERALSTKVDDEASKQLKKGVQMTLDALVKAMKDHGISEIAAAGGKFDPTLHQAVQTVEAENDDQKDTVVQVLQKGYLYKDRTLRPAMVVVAQ, from the coding sequence GTGAATAAAGAAAAAGACACTGGTGCTAAAGAACAGAAACAAGGGCAGCCAGAGCAGGCTAAGGTCAAAAAAACCGCTACGGCTAAAGCTAAAACTGCGGCGGCAACGGACCAAACACCCAAGACCACTGCTGAGCAGGTAAAAGCAGAATTGATTAAGGCCCAAAAGCAAAATCAGGACTTAGAAGACAAGTTCCTGCGCAGTCAGGCGGAAATGCAGAACATGCAAAATCGCTACAATAATGAGCGAAGCCAGCTGATTAAGTATGAGTCACAATCTTTAGCTAAGGATATTTTGCCAGCAATGGATAATTTGGAGCGGGCCCTGTCGACCAAGGTTGATGATGAGGCCTCTAAGCAGCTCAAAAAAGGGGTACAGATGACCCTTGACGCACTTGTTAAAGCCATGAAGGATCATGGTATCAGCGAAATCGCGGCAGCAGGCGGCAAATTTGATCCGACATTACACCAGGCTGTTCAAACAGTTGAAGCGGAAAATGATGATCAAAAGGACACCGTTGTCCAAGTCTTACAAAAAGGCTATTTATATAAAGATCGAACTTTAAGACCAGCAATGGTCGTTGTTGCACAATAG